CCCCGACTTATGCGCTTCGCTCAGGAAAGCGTTGAGCGCGTCGAGCAGCATCGCCGGGGTGCGCGTGCCGTCGAGCAGGCTGACGAATTTGCGCACCACCACACCGTCGAGCGCAACGGCCCGATGGCGCAGATCGGTGACTTCGTGGCTCGCCAGTGCCTGGCGCCGCGCCAGGAGGCTTGCGACCGGCCGCTCGCTGATCCGCGTCGCCAGCCGATGCGGCTCCAGGCCGATCTCGATCAGGCCGGCCCGGTAGATCGCGGTGAGCGCCTCGTTCAGGCGCTCGATCTCGCGCTCGCGATCGGAACCGCCCCCGGCCTCCTGCAGCGCCAGGGCGACCAGCTCGTCATAGCGGATATTACCCGGCCACGTCCGCCCGAGCGCCCGCAACGCCGCCTTGGCCGCCGGCAGGTCGACGGCGAGACGAACGCCGTCCGCGAACAGGAAGCTCGCCGCCCCCGGCCGCTTCTCGTCGACCTTGCCCTCCTCTTCCTGGACATTGGCGGCAAGATGATACGGCGCGAAGCTGAAGCCGGCGAGGCCGCGATGCAGCGCGACATCGGCACGGCAAAGCAAGGTCTGGCGGAAGCAGCGGCCGATCAGCAGGTCTAGCGCCTGCTCTTGCCGGAGCGGCTCGGAGATCGGGATCGCGTTCAGCACCTGCTGGGCCGGGCCCCGCGCGCCGCCGAAATTGTTCGGGAAGGAGGTCTCGGAGAGGAACTGCAGCCCATGCGGCTCGGCTGCGGCCAGCACCTCGTGCAGCGCGAAGGCGCGCGCACCGGGGTTGAGATCGTCATGGTAGAGGACATTGTCCGGGATATCCTCGATCTGCTTGGCCCGCTCGCGCAGCGCGACGCCGTAGAAGGTCTCGGCATCGGTCGCCTCGGCGAAACGCTTGATCGCCGCCCGCGCCACCCTGACCTTCTCGAGGGGATCGTCGATCTCGCGCGTCTCGAACAGCATGACATCGCGGGCAAGGTCGCGCAGCCGGCAGCCCGGCAGGGCGTTGTAGCTGACATAGGCGATGCCCTGGGGCGCCAGCAGCTCGCCGAAGAGCGCCAGGATCCGCTCGCGCACCGGCTGCGGCACCCAGGAATAGACGCCATGGACGATGATGTAGTCGAACTGGCCGAGCCCCGTGGTCACCGCCATGATGTCGCGCTGCTCGAAGCTGACATTGCTCAGCCCCAGCTCGGCCGCTTCCGCCTTGGCGCGCGCGATCGCCCGGCCGCTCAGATCAATGCCGACGAGCTGCGCTCCCGGGCATTGCAGCGCCATCGGGATCAGGTTGCCGCCACTGCCGCAGCCGAGTTCCAGCACCCGCATCGTCGCGGTCGGCGCCGGGGTCATGCCGTGGATATGCGCGATCGTCGCCAGATGCGCCGGATGGGTCTGCGAGAAGGCGTGCCCGGGATAGGCGACTGCGTCGTAAGGGTTCGTCGCCAAGTCTCTCGTGGCCATGTCGTTCATCGAGGAATTCCGTCTATCCCATTCGTATCGTTGCAGGTTTTTAGGCGCGCTCAGCAGCCGATCACCTTGAACTCGACCCGGCGGTCGAGCGCGTCGCTGGCATCGTCCTTGCCGGTGCCGACCAGGTTCTCGTTGTAGCCGCGCCCGCTCGCGATCATCCGGCCACGGCTGTCGGGCGCCCCGGCCTGGAGCAGGTCCATCACATATTGCGCCCGCAGCACCGAGAGCCGCTCGTTGACCTGCGGCAGACCGGTGCGTGAGGTGTGGCCGACGATCTCGATGCAGGCGCCCTTCTGCTGGGCGCGGGTCGCGATCTGGCTCAGCCACATCGGATAGGGCTCGGTGATCTGCGGATTGGCGATGAACTGCGTCGAGCCCGGCTGGAACAGCAGCTTGACCATCAGCTGGTTGTCGGAAAGGCCGCTGTCGACGAGGTCGCCGAAGGCTTCGACCGCATCGTCCTTGCGTCCGAGCTTGCTGCTGGCGAGATAGGCGCCGATGCGGACACGGTGCTGGTCGCCGCCCGGCAGCACCCGCGCCGTCCGGTAGAAGGCGAGCGCCTCGCGATAATGCCGCGCCTCGTATTCGAGGATGCCGTCATTGATCAGCGCCGCGACATTGAGGCGTTCGGCATAGAGCGGATCGATCGCGTCGCCGAGCTTCGTGCCCTGGCAGGTCTTGATGTAAACGTCGGTTGCCGGATCCTTCGACCACATCGGCGAGTCCCGGTAATAGGTCGTCGGTGTGGCGTCGATGCCATCCGGCTTCGCCCGGGCAACGCCCTTCGACACCACCCGTTTCGACTTCATGTCCAGCAGCGTCAGGCAGATCCGATAGGCGTCGCGCGCGCCCTTCGCGTCCCCGGCATTGTTGACCGCAGTGAAGGTCCCGACCAGTACCGCTGGATTGCGCGCCAGCGCCTCGGCCGAGAACGGCTGCACCTGGAAGCGCGGATAGGATTTGCCGACCAGCTCGATCAGGCTCTGCTGCATCGAGCGTGTCGAGGTCGATTGCGCCCCGGAGATGCCGTCGATCAACGGGTCGATCACCAGCGTGATGCGTTCTCCCTCGATCTGCGCCTTGGAGAACAGGTCGTTGGCGGCCCGCTCCAGCGCCTGTGGAAACGGGATCGGCGTCGGGGCTGCAGCCGGGGCCGGGCTCGGGGCCGGCTGCGTCTGAGCCAGGGCTGGCGAAGCCAGCAGCCCCAGCAAGACCATGCAGGCGAGCGGAGAACGACGCATCGAAGCCCCCAATTGCATCATGTCCGAGGCGATGTCTGGCCTTCGCCGGCGGTGAAGGCCGCTTCGCAACTGTGTCAGCGGCAGTTCTTCGGGACGCTGCCGCCATCGCCGAGCTGGGCCCGCATCAGCGCATCGGTGCAGTCCACCGTCCCGCCAACGCCCGGCCGACGCTTGTTGCTGCGAGGCTCCGGGGCGGCCTCGACGCCGCCGGTCAGGATGCCGGTCGACTTGCGATCGAGCACGACGCGCGGCTGCTGGACCTCACGCGGCTCCTGCCGCTGTGGACGCGTGGTGGGAACCGCCGGCAGCAGCGGCTTCTGCGGGGGCGGCAATTCGGTCACGCCGCCGGAATTCATCCGCGTCGCCACCGCCTTCTCGCGCTCCTCGCGCTCCTGCGAGAGCTTGGCCTTCTCGGCTTCGAGCGCGGCGAGCTCCTGCTCCTTCTTGGCCAGTTCCTTGGCGAGGCGCTCGCGCTCATTCGCATCGGTCGGCTTCGCCGACGTCACCTCGCCCGGCTTCGGCACGGCGCGCTCGGTGTCGGCGGTCTTGCCGGCATCGCGGCCAGCAAGATCGGTCGCCGCCTTGACGCGGTCCTTCTCGGCCTGCTGCACGCGGTCCAGCAAGGCCTTCTCCTTCGCGGCGAATTCCTGCTCGAGCTTCTCGCGCTCTCCCGTCGCAAGGCCACGGCGCTCGATCAGATCGAGCCTCGTCTTGGCGTCGACGGCGAAGAAGCTGGTCGGGAAGCGCTGGATGAAGGCCTTGATCTCGGCAACGTTGTCGCTGCTGCGCAGGCGCTTCCAGATGTCGGCGTCGGTCTCCTCGCGATTGAGGTAGAAATCGCCGAGCAGCGAGAGCGAGAGTTCCGGCGTCTGCTTGCCACCGGTGGAATCGTAGACCGCCTTCTGGACGCGGCGGAACATAGTGGCGATCTCGAGGCCGGGCTGCTGGATCTCCTGCACCAGCGCCGCCGTGAACGGGCTGTTGCGGCCGGCACCGTCGGCGGCGACGTCGTTGGCCTGCGTCGCATAGGCGGTCACCATGCCCTGCGCCTTCACGATCGGTGCGAGGCCGGAGCCGACCGACATGCTGCGCGTCGTCGACTTCTTCGAGAGCTGGGCGAGGAAAGGATTGTTGCGGCAAGCGTCGAGCACCATGATCTTGACGCCCTTGGCGAAGCCCAGCGCCGTGGTGACTTCGCTCAGCTTGACAGTCTCGTACTGGACCGAGACCTCGTCATCGATCTTGGCTTCGACCGGGACCAGGAAGTTCTCGCCGTTGAACTGGAAGCCGTGGCCGGCATAGTAGAACATCACCGCGTCGGCATCCTGCGCGAGGCGGGCGAAGCGCGAGACAGCTGCGTCCATGCCCCGCTTGTCGAGATCGATGCCATCGACCACCTCGAAACCGACCTTGCGCAGCGCCTCGGCGGTGTCGCGCGCATCGTTCGGCGTGTTGGGCAAAGCGGGAGCGTTCTTGTAGGCGGAATTGCCGATCACCAGGGCGACGCGGCGTTCCTGCGTCTGTGCCAGCGCCGGCACGACGACGAGCTGCGCAAGAAGAGCGATCAGTGCACAAAATCTGACGGCTACGATCATGGCACCATTCCCTGCGTCACCCTAAAGAAAGTGACCGTGAAAATCCAGATTTATCCGCCTGTCATGACAGGCGGTTTGCTTGCTCCCCACCCAACCCGCTGCTAACTTTACGGCGGTCACGCGCCGCGAGGAAGAGCGCCGATGCGGGGACTTCGACTTAAGCTCATTGTCGGGGTTACGGCCGTTTTCGCCGCGACCATCTCCGTGGGCGTCACACAGGAGCGCGCCCGGGCGCGCAGCCCCGCCCCCGCCAGCGCGAAGCTCTCCTTCATCGACCTGCAGAACAATGCCCGCATTCCCGGCAAAGCGACGATCCGCTTCGCCATATCAGGCATGGAGATCGCGCCCGCCGGCACGGCACGCCGCAATACCGGCCACCATCATCTGCTGATCGACACCGAATTGCCGCCGCTCGGGCAGCCGATCCCGAGCGATTTCAACCATCTGCATTTCGGCGGCGGCCAGAGCGAGGCCGAGATCCTGCTCTCGCCCGGCCGCCACACGCTGCAGCTTCTCTTTGCCGACCACGACCATGTCCCGCACGATCCGCCGGTGCTGTCGGAGAAAATCACCGTCGAGGTCATGGCCGCACCGGAGGAGAAGCCGCGAACGGCCGCGGCGCCCAACGCCAAGGTCTTCTTCGTCGGCTTGCAGGACGGCGCCGTGATCCCGCCGCGCTCGCTCGTCCGCTTCGGCCAGGAGAACATCGCACTCGTCCCTGCCGGCACCAGGCAGGACAATGCCGGCCATCACCATCTCCTCATCGACACCGACCTGCCGCCGCTCGACCGCGAGATCCCCAGCGATTTCAACCACCTGCATTTCGGCCGCGGCCAGACGGAAACCGAGCTCACCTTGCCGCCCGGTGAGCACACGCTCCAGCTCCTCTTCGCCGACCATGAGCACGTCCCGCACGATCCGCCGGTGATGTCGCAGAAGATCAGGGTGCGGGTGCAACAAGCGTCCGTAGCGGCCCCGGCTGCGCCCCCACCTGCCCGCGCCGCCTCCGGTCGGACCCCGGCGCCCAACGACGCCGCAGTCTATTTCATCTATCCGCGCGACGGCACACGCATCTTCGCGACCTCGACCATCCGTTTCGGCCTGCGCAACATGGGCGTCGCGCCGGCCGGGATCGTCAGGCCCAACACCGGCCACCACCATCTCCTGATCGACGTGCCGACGCCGCCGCTCGACGCTGCGATCCCCGCCGATCTCAACCATATCCATCTCGGCAACGGCCAGACCGAACGCAAGATCACGCTGCCGCCGGGTGAGCACACGCTGCAGCTCATCCTCGGCGACGACCAGCACGTGCCCCA
This genomic interval from Bosea sp. 29B contains the following:
- a CDS encoding methyltransferase domain-containing protein translates to MATRDLATNPYDAVAYPGHAFSQTHPAHLATIAHIHGMTPAPTATMRVLELGCGSGGNLIPMALQCPGAQLVGIDLSGRAIARAKAEAAELGLSNVSFEQRDIMAVTTGLGQFDYIIVHGVYSWVPQPVRERILALFGELLAPQGIAYVSYNALPGCRLRDLARDVMLFETREIDDPLEKVRVARAAIKRFAEATDAETFYGVALRERAKQIEDIPDNVLYHDDLNPGARAFALHEVLAAAEPHGLQFLSETSFPNNFGGARGPAQQVLNAIPISEPLRQEQALDLLIGRCFRQTLLCRADVALHRGLAGFSFAPYHLAANVQEEEGKVDEKRPGAASFLFADGVRLAVDLPAAKAALRALGRTWPGNIRYDELVALALQEAGGGSDREREIERLNEALTAIYRAGLIEIGLEPHRLATRISERPVASLLARRQALASHEVTDLRHRAVALDGVVVRKFVSLLDGTRTPAMLLDALNAFLSEAHKSGRGGPALPKEATAAEVDMHLRDVARLALLAG
- a CDS encoding OmpA family protein, with amino-acid sequence MRRSPLACMVLLGLLASPALAQTQPAPSPAPAAAPTPIPFPQALERAANDLFSKAQIEGERITLVIDPLIDGISGAQSTSTRSMQQSLIELVGKSYPRFQVQPFSAEALARNPAVLVGTFTAVNNAGDAKGARDAYRICLTLLDMKSKRVVSKGVARAKPDGIDATPTTYYRDSPMWSKDPATDVYIKTCQGTKLGDAIDPLYAERLNVAALINDGILEYEARHYREALAFYRTARVLPGGDQHRVRIGAYLASSKLGRKDDAVEAFGDLVDSGLSDNQLMVKLLFQPGSTQFIANPQITEPYPMWLSQIATRAQQKGACIEIVGHTSRTGLPQVNERLSVLRAQYVMDLLQAGAPDSRGRMIASGRGYNENLVGTGKDDASDALDRRVEFKVIGC
- a CDS encoding caspase family protein; translated protein: MIVAVRFCALIALLAQLVVVPALAQTQERRVALVIGNSAYKNAPALPNTPNDARDTAEALRKVGFEVVDGIDLDKRGMDAAVSRFARLAQDADAVMFYYAGHGFQFNGENFLVPVEAKIDDEVSVQYETVKLSEVTTALGFAKGVKIMVLDACRNNPFLAQLSKKSTTRSMSVGSGLAPIVKAQGMVTAYATQANDVAADGAGRNSPFTAALVQEIQQPGLEIATMFRRVQKAVYDSTGGKQTPELSLSLLGDFYLNREETDADIWKRLRSSDNVAEIKAFIQRFPTSFFAVDAKTRLDLIERRGLATGEREKLEQEFAAKEKALLDRVQQAEKDRVKAATDLAGRDAGKTADTERAVPKPGEVTSAKPTDANERERLAKELAKKEQELAALEAEKAKLSQEREEREKAVATRMNSGGVTELPPPQKPLLPAVPTTRPQRQEPREVQQPRVVLDRKSTGILTGGVEAAPEPRSNKRRPGVGGTVDCTDALMRAQLGDGGSVPKNCR
- a CDS encoding DUF4399 domain-containing protein, encoding MGVTQERARARSPAPASAKLSFIDLQNNARIPGKATIRFAISGMEIAPAGTARRNTGHHHLLIDTELPPLGQPIPSDFNHLHFGGGQSEAEILLSPGRHTLQLLFADHDHVPHDPPVLSEKITVEVMAAPEEKPRTAAAPNAKVFFVGLQDGAVIPPRSLVRFGQENIALVPAGTRQDNAGHHHLLIDTDLPPLDREIPSDFNHLHFGRGQTETELTLPPGEHTLQLLFADHEHVPHDPPVMSQKIRVRVQQASVAAPAAPPPARAASGRTPAPNDAAVYFIYPRDGTRIFATSTIRFGLRNMGVAPAGIVRPNTGHHHLLIDVPTPPLDAAIPADLNHIHLGNGQTERKITLPPGEHTLQLILGDDQHVPHDPPIMSERITVYIGAPARRRARR